The genomic stretch GACTCACGAATCGCGCACGTCGTGCGAAAGGGAATGAATCCGGCCGTGGACAGCTACAGCGGCTTCTTTGACAACTCCCGCCGCGTCGCCACGGATCTGGCCCCCTATCTGCGAAGTCAGGGCGTGATCCATCTTTTCGTCATGGGGCTTGCGACGGATTACTGTGTCCTTGCGACGGCGCTCGATGCGCGATCGCTGGGCTACGAAGTCACACTGATTCTCGACGGATGTCGCGGGGTGGAATTGAATCCGGGCGACATCGACTCGGCCATTGCAAGAATGTCGGATGCCGGCGTTCGAATCGGCACGAGCCATTCAGTCGCCGAAAGATAAAGCGCCCCGGCCGACTTCGATCGACCGAGGCGCTTTGCCCTACGCGTTCCGCCAACTACGCGAAACATTTCAGGTGTGGGTGGAGTGGGGTACTGTAACTCGCACGTGGGGCGGACTATTCGCCGGCCGCACTTCGGAGCGAGTCATATTTTGCAGCCAGTTCGGGACGGGCGGCTTTCATCGCGTCGATACTGCTGAATCGCTCGACGATTTCGGAATCGCCGTTTCGCGTGGTAACCCGCACGGCGCCATCGGCCTCAACCTCGAAGACTGTCGCCGCCTTGCCTTCGACGATCACGTCGGTCGTCTCGGCGCCTGCGCC from Phycisphaerae bacterium encodes the following:
- the pncA gene encoding bifunctional nicotinamidase/pyrazinamidase — translated: MNALLLIDLQYDFMPGGALAVADGDAVVPIANRAMAECDLVVATQDWHPSNHASFAANHPGRSVGDRIMLDGVEQTLWPVHCVQGTHGARLHADLDDSRIAHVVRKGMNPAVDSYSGFFDNSRRVATDLAPYLRSQGVIHLFVMGLATDYCVLATALDARSLGYEVTLILDGCRGVELNPGDIDSAIARMSDAGVRIGTSHSVAER